The following is a genomic window from Bacillota bacterium.
ATTTACCCTATAAAGTTGGTGCAAAAACAGGTACTGCCGAGGCTTATAAAGAAGGCCAATCAAATAATGGAGTGTTTATCTGCTACGCACCTGCCGAACTGGACAAAACACCTCAAATTGCTGTTGCAGTGGTTATTGAGCATGGTGTATACGGTATGTATGCAGCTCCTATTGCCCGGGAAATAATTACAGAATACTTCAAACAGCAAAGCCAGGATGATAAAGGTATTAAAGCTGTGCCTGGAATACCTGTTTTTACACCATAGGATATATCTATTCCTCGTCTCCATATACGTGACCGCTGGGCCCGTGTATATTACAGTATTCACCTGCAGGCAGTTCATAAACCCAATCCAAAGGATATGGATCCCAAGGTTTTAGAGGTCTGAAGGGTATTATCCTTTGTATGAAAATTTTTTCTATAACAGACTCAGCAGGACAGTACGGACCGGCAAGGAGGTTTCGTCCCCATATATCTTTTGCATCTTTGCAAACTTTTGCCGAAACGTGTACATCACAAGACTCAGAAGGCTCGGTACCTTTGATGAAATATTCTTCAAAAGATGCATCCCCTCTTGGGTCCTGGGTACATAAATCAGTGGCCAACTTCCCTGAATAAACACATATCCTTTTTTTTACTATGTTGTCCGGCATAGGGAAGTCGACAGGTTCCTTATTCTGGTGAATTTTGTGCATTACCGCATTCCATATTAATGCCGCAGGGTTATCATTATTTGGAACTCCTTCTATAGGAGTAGGCTTATCGTAACCATACCACACAGCACCTACATAATAAGTAGAATAGCCGATAAACCACCTATCTTTATCATCATCGGTAGTACCTGTTTTACCGGCTGTAGGTATAACTTGATTCTTTGAGTTTGTTATTGTTCCAAGCCTTGCAGCGGTACCACCCAATTCTCCAGGCCTTCTGCTGGGCCTGCATACATCCTTCATCATGTCGGTCATTAAAAAGGCGGTTGCTTCATCGTATACCACATTAAAATCGGGTTTCTTTTCCAGAATAATATTACCGTTTGAATCTGTTACTTTAGTATATGAAATAGGTTCATAATACACTCCCCTGTTTGCAAAAGGCACATATGCAGCAGCCATTTGCAGGGGGCTTACGCCCTTTTCAAGGCCTCCCAGCGCTATTGAGAGATTTTTCTGATTACGCTCAATCCCAGCTTTTTTCAAATACTCTAGGGGGATATTAGGATTACCGAACTGCATGTAAATTTTTGCAGCCGGAACATTTACCGAACGCTTTATAGCATAACGTACAGTCATTAAACCCTCAAAGCTTCTTGTGTAATTCTCAGGATATCTTGGCTTATCTTCACCTAAAAAGTATACAGGAACATCATCTAATACTGTTGCAGGAGTTATCATTCGCCTGTCTATGGCAGGAGCATACACTGCTAATGGTTTGAAACTTGAACCTGCAGGTCTTTCTATTGATGTTGCCCGATTAAGAATATTGCTTGCAGTCTTTTCTCCATAACCTCCGCGGATGGCAAGTATATGTCCGTTCGAGGGGTCCATTATTACCATGCCTGCCTGTGGATGCTGTGTTACTTTTGGATTTTCATGAAAATATTTATCATCCATGAAAACATTATCCATAACTTTCTGGATGTAAGGGTCCATTGTGGTATAAATCCTTACGCCGTAGTTATATATAGTTGTGAGGGCCATTTGCTCTGACATGCCTTTTTGTTCCATCAGGTCATTGGTGACTTCTTTTACTACATAATCCACAAAATAGCTTTGTACAGGTATATTCTTCTCGGCATCACCTTTTTCGGCAAACTTAAGCTCCTCGTTAATAGCCTCATCATATTCATTTTGGTCAATCCAGCCTAATTCCAACATTTTGTTCAATATTAGCTGTTGTCTTTTTATTGCGTTTTCCCTGCCTTTTTCAGTAAAAGGGTCATATGTTGCGGGACTATTGGTAATTCCGGCAAGAAGTGCGCATTCCGCAAGAGAAAGCTCCCCTACATCCTTATTAAAATACATTTTTGATGCAGACTGGACCCCATAGCACCCATTTCCCATATAGATAAGGTTCATATAAAGCTCCAGAATCTGCCACTTGTCAAGGCGCCTCTCAAGCTGTATGGCAAGCCATTGCTCCTGGACTTTTCTTTCGAGGCGTCTTTCTGTTCTTCCCGTAATATTCCTTATTACCTGTTGTGTAATAGTACTTCCTCCATGGGTTGGATTGCCCCTGTTTAATACAAATTCCACAATTGCACTGCCTATGCGTCTTAAGTCTACCCCAAAATGCTTAAAAAAACGCTCATCTTCAATAGAGACAAGAGCCTGCCATAGATACTCCGGTACATCTTTATAATATACAACCTCCCTGTTTATGTTTTCCGAACCTGTAAACCTTGCTATCTCATTGCCCTGTGAGTCATACACATAAGAGGTTTCCTTTTTAATTTCAATCTGCTCTCTTGTTATAGGTTCAGCGGTCCTGATATATCCTAGCATTGCTCCTCCAAGTACCCCTGCACCTGCACAACCTATGACAATAACTAACAGTATAAGTGTTTTTAATGCTGTCAAAGCAAATTTACCAACAACTACGGGTTTTATATTTGTCAATTTCTTTATGATGCCACTTATTCCTTTTTTTCTTTTTTGCTTCTTTGCAGCTCCTCTTAAAGTAGCTGCTTTTTTTGGAACCATATCCGCCTCCTGTATATTCTCCGGTGTATTAATAATCTTGCAATAATCTTGTTTATTTCTATCTTGGTAATTACAATTATAACATAAAAATTTACTATGTAGTAATAAAATTAAGACAATACTATTACAAATTATTGACAATATTTGCTGTGATTTATTCTAAGATGCCTTTCACAAAAATCTCTTAATATTCATATAATGATTTTTGCAGGGGGTTTATATGAATGTCGATAAAAAACACTATGTTATATAGGCGCTTTTGGTATGTAAAAAAGCGTTATAGAGGGAAGATACATATTCACTTTTTAACAGTAGGCATAATAATTATATTCTTTATTCTTGCTAAATATACCGGTCATGTTTTTATCCCTTATATTGATGAATTTTCGGAATACAGGGTAAAATCGGTTTTAAATATTGCAATTTATGATGTTGTCAGAGAAAACTTTTTATTAGATGGGCTTGCTTTTGAAGACCTGGTAAAAATAAGCAAAGATGTTGACGGCAATATTACTGCAATTACCATGAACAGCGTGAAGGTTAATGAAATAACTGCAAAACTGTCCCGCGAAATCCAACATAGGATTAATTCAATTGGTGAAATAAGAATTAAAGTACCTTTTGGAGCTTTGTTTGGCGATACTATTTTCTATAATATGGGACCGGATGTAAATATTAATTTAAGGCAATATGGAAACATAGAGACAGAATTTACATCCGAATTTACCGGGGCAGGTATAAATCAGACTAAACATAGAATTGTCCTGGTTGTAAAAGTAAATTTCGGGGTGAGTGCAGCTTTTATTAAAAAAAAATGTAATATGGTTACTACTGTACCCATAGCAGAAACTGTAATTGTTGGTAAAACTCCTTACATGTTTTTTGAAACAAAAAATGAAAATTCTCCATGAAACGGGAAAGGGAAACTACTTGAAGTATCGTTGCTAATCTTTCTGGTTACCGGACGGACTAATCATGTTACATTTGCCATTGAAAAATGCACCTTCTTCAGTAACAAAACTCATGGCTTCAACATCCCCATGCAAGCGGGCTGATGAACAAAGCCTCACCATGTATTTTGAATAAATGTTTCCATCGACTGTACCTGAAATTTGAATGTTATTTCCATAAATATTTCCGTTTACCTGAGCAGTTTCTCCTATAACAATATCTTCAGCAGCTTTTATGTCACCCTTTACCTTTCCGTCAATCCTTATTGCACCCTCACAATTAACATTGCCTTCAAACACTGAATTTTCCCCTATTAATGAATCAAAACTCCTGCTTGTGCTTGGGCCGGTAGTTTTGCCTTTAAACATTTCATACTTCTCCTCTCATTTATGTTTGTTTGGTTGCAATACTGAATTTTGATGCTGTTTACCCGGTGCTAAAATTTTTATAAAAAAATCATCTGCTCAAATATTTATATGGGTCAATTGGTTCACCATTAATATGTATCTCAAAATGCAGGTGGGAGCCGGTTGTTCTACCGCTGCTGCCGACTCTTGCTATAATATCACCCTTTTTTACTGTTTGACCTTTTTTTACTAGCAATTTTGAGGCATGGCCGTATACAGTGCTGATGCCGTTACCATGGTCGATAATAACCGTTTGGCCTAACTCATTGTAATATCCGGATAAAATAACTTTGCCGCTGGCAGAAGCTTTTATGCTTGTACCGTATGGAGCAGCAATATCAATACCGTTATGATAGGCTCTTCTAAAGGTAATTGGATCCAACCTGTAACCGAATTTCGATGTAATATTTCCTATAACAGGCCAAAGTGTAGGGAGAGAATTAAGATATTCGGTTAATTTCTTTTCCATTTCGGTTAAATCAATAAGGTTTTCGTCTTTTTGCTTATTAATTTCGTTGAGGGCAGTTAAAATCTCATTTAATTCATTAATATCTTTTACAAATGAAGATGAACTTGCAGTGCTTGAACGACTTGCAAGTCCGGCATTTATACGCCCGGATACATAATTGTCTATAATATCTTTGAATTTTTCTATATACTCGGATATATTAATATTTGAAGAGTTTTCCTCTTTTATTAAAGCATTTATTTCTTCGATTTTCTCACTCAAAAGAGTTTCCTGCTGGCCAGTTAAAGCATAAAGCTTGTCCATACTGGATTTTAGAGCCATATTTTCGCCTACTATACTGGAAATATATAAATAGAAATAAATGGTAAAAGCTGCTAATAATACAATAATTATTACTGCAATTTTTGTGTACACACGTGAAATCCTGATTGTTTTTACTTTGTCGGATGAATGAGGCACCAGCATGATTGTAAAGTATTTTTTTTGTTCTTTCATGTTCTTGTCTGATTTTAGAACCCTGCTTTTCTTCAAAACCCAATGAAGTTTTATTGTCCTGTTTAACTCAATCAGTCCGATTTTTACTTTTTTCATTAAGTTATGTATTATTTTAACACAATATTTAAAATGATTCTTAGATGATTTTATCAATGGACCTATTAATGATTTTACTGTAAATACCAGGTCTTTATTTTGTTTTTTGTTGGCATTAGGTTTAGCCGGCAATTTATTTTCATGAGTAACTTTATATATCATTTTACACATCCTTAAGTGTTTATTATTTATTATTTATGTAGCAATTTATTTTTTTATTTATATGCTTTAATTTATGTCATTTAATTGCTTATTATTTAAATATGTCATATAAAAGTATTTTTTTGTAATATTAAGATTATATTTCATTTATATTACCTTACTATATTTTACACAAATTAAGATAATAATTCCATAGGAAATTTAAAAAATTTTTTTAATTTGTGTTAAAATATTTAAGCAAAGTATTGAAAATAAGAGAATTGACAACAAAAAGTATGAAAAACAAAAGAATCAACAACAAAATTGGGAAATTATATTGAGGTGTGTAAATGACAGTTGTAGAAAAAAATGAGGATTATGTTTTGGAAATTACGGATGTTAATCATGAAGGACAGGGAGTAGGACATATTAACGGTTTTGCTGTTTTTGTGGATGGAGCGCTCATTGGAGAAAAAGTAAAGATTAAAATTATAAAAGTACTGAAGAATTACGGGGTAGGAAAACTTCTGGAGATTCAACGTCCCAGCCCTGTGAGAACAAAACCGTTTTGTCCGGTCTATAAACGCTGTGGAGGCTGCAGCCTGCAGCATATGGATTATAATGCGCAGCTGGAATTCAAGACAAAGCTGGTTAAAGAAACACTCAAAAGAATAGGAAAGATTAATAATGCTGATGTTTTAGTCCAGGATACCATAGGGATGAAATATCCGCTTAAATACAGGAATAAGGCACAGTACCCGGTGGGAATGAAAAATGGGAGACCGGTGATAGGTTTCTATGCCAAAAGAAGCCATGATATTATTGATGGGGGGAATTGCGACATTCAGGAGCCTGTCGGGAATATAATACGGGAAATATTTAGAAGGTTTATTGAAGAGAATAAAATAAGTGTATATGATGAAATAAGTCATAAAGGGTTAATAAGGCATTTAATGATCAGGTCAGGATTCAGGACAGGAGAAATAATGGTGGTAATAGTGATAAATGGAACCGACCTTCCCCAAAAGAGAAACCTGGTTAATTCCCTGTTGACTGGAGTTCCGGCAATAGAGAGTATAGTATTAAATATTAACACTTCAAAAACAAATGTAATACTTGGAGAGAAAAATATAAAAATATACGGTAAAGACACTATTACGGATTATATAGGGAATTTTAAATTCCATATATCACCGCTGTCTTTTTTCCAGGTAAACCCTGTCCAGACAGAAGTGTTATATAACAAGGCTTTGGAGTTTGCATCCCTTTCAGGATCCGAGACAGTCTTTGATTTATATTGCGGAACAGGTACAATTGCTTTATTTATGGCCCAGAAGGCTAAAAAAGTATACGGCGTAGAAGTGGTGGAGGAGGCTGTTGCTGATGCGCGTAATAATGCATGTGCTAATGGGGTGCATAATGTAGAATTTATAGCCGGGGAGGTTGAAAAGGTGATTCCCGAACTTTATGAAAATGGGGTAAGGGCCGATGTCGTGGTGGTGGACCCGCCAAGGAAGGGATGCGATGCTTCTTTGCTGGAGACTATAGTGCATATGGGGCCTGAAAGGATAGTATATGTATCATGTAATCCGGCAACGCTGGCAAGGGATTTGATGTACCTGGAGGAGAGGGGGTATAGGATGGGCGAAGTGCAACCGGTGGATATGTTTCCATGGACGGTGCATACAGAAAGCGTTGCGAGAATTGAGAGGGCGACAGGCTGATGAATAAAGGGTTACAGGCGATTTGCAAAGTTGCAGGTTTTGGGTAACCCTTGAGTGTATAAAAAAGATATCATTCCCAAATCCAATAAACGAAATAAAAAAGGTAATTTTATTAAGCACAAGTATTATTGGCGGGCTCAGATAAATCTCATTTTCCATTTACAAGTATGCTGTTCTTGATTATAATAATAGCATACTTGTAAAAGGCAGGTGCCACAATTGGATTACTCAAAACAACTGGAAGAATTAATTTTAAAAAATGATGGTATTGTTTTTACTAAGACCGTGAGTGAGGCAGGTATCCCAAGAACTTATCTTTCTGAATTTGTAAAACGAGGAAGTTTAGAAAGATTGGAACGTGGTGTGTATATTTTAAAAGATTGTCATGATGATGAAATGTACCGTTTGCAGGGCAAATTTACACAAGCTGTTTTTTCTCATGAAACAGCCTTGTTTTTGCATGATTTGACCGATAGAGACCCGCTCCAATACTCAGTAACTGTCAAGGCAGGATACAATGCGAAAAATATAAAGGATAGCGGAGTAAAGGTCTATTCTATCAAAAAGGATTTATACGATTTAGGGCTTATCACTGCAAAGACCCCATTTAATCGTTTAGTGAAAACCTATAATATGGAGAGGACAATTTGTGATATTATTCGAAGCCGGAGTCAAATGGATATTGAAATTTTAACAGACGCTTTAAAAAGATATACAAAACGCAAAGACAAGAACCTTCCACAGCTTATGCGTTATGCAGATAAATTTAGGATCACCATTGTTTTGCGAAAATACCTGGAGGTGCTGCTATGAAATCATCAACGCAGCTAAAAGCACTGATTCGCAATTTGGCAAAAGAGAAGAACATCAATGCCCAGATTTTGATGCGCAACTATATGTTTGAAAGACTGTTGGAACGCATCTCATTATCAAAGTATCGTTCCAAGTTTGTGTTAAAAGGGGGGATGCTTGTTGCAGCTATGGTGGGACTCGATGCCCGTTCTACTATGGACATGGATGCAACAATCAAAGGCTATCCCCTTTCAGAAGAAACTATTAAAGAAGTTTTTGAAAATATCCTGGCTGTGCCGATTGATGATGGTACACAGATGAGAATTAAGGGTATTGAGGCGATTCGTGACGAAGCAGATTACAATGGCTTGCGAGTATCCATAGAAGCCCTGTTTGATGGGATTCATACACCTCTAAAGATTGATATAACGGCAGGAGATAAAATAACACCGAGAGAAATATTATACCGATTTAACCTCATGTTCGAAGAACGCCAGATCGATATTTTTGCTTATAACCTTGAAACAGTGCTTGCAGAAAAATTGGAAACGATTATTTCCCGCGGCACAACCAACACTCGCATGAGGGATTTCTACGATATATACATATTGCAAAAAATGCATTCGGAAATCTTGGATAAAGAACTGCTTGCGAAAGCTCTTGTGTCAACCTCAATAAACCGTGGCACATATGGTGTTCTGGCAGAGGGCCAAACTATTATAAATGAAGTTTCAAAAGATATTTTCATGCAAAAGTTATGGGAGAATTATCGCAAGAAATACAGCTATGCAGAAGATATTCGCTGGGATGAAGTTATAGTAGCGGTTAATGAAATTTGGCAAGTCGCAAAGGTTTAGAGGCCTGGCTGATAACCAGAAATACCAAGAAAAGTCTTTATGGAATGAAGGCAGGAGGAGTGTATGACGCATAAATTCGAACCAAAACTTTTGCCCTTCTGGTCAATGTGCTTCATGAGATTGAAGATAGAATGAAATTTATTGCAGAAGTTAAACGGGTATTAAAGCCGGAAGGTAAAGTAGCAACTATTAATTGGGAAAAAATGAAAATGAGGCCACCAAGTTGATTTTAGATAACCCTTGAGTGCACAAAAAAGATAATTAAATAAGAAATAAGAATCAAAATGAAGAATAACATTTCCTTGCATAATTTTGGACAAGAGGATAAAATGGTAGTAACTATATTTTAACAAATAGTATAGGCATTATGGGTATTTTGAATTGGGTGGATTGGTTCAAGAAAAAATGGGTATTGGGAAGTAACGAAAGATGGAATATAATGAGCTTTTTGAAAAATACCGGAGGCTGCTGGAGGAAAATCAAAGGTTATTGGCTGAAAATGAAAACTTAAGAAAACAGCTTGGATTATCATTACCGGTACCCTGTACTGAAAATGATGTTGAAGCCTCAATAGAGGTAAATGACATCCAGACAGTTGAGGCAGTCAAACCAGGACATGTAACCAATAGTAGCACCCCGGAGGATAAAATTAACCTGTTTATGTCGTTGTTTAGAGGCAGGGATGATGTCTATGCAAAAAGGTGGCAAAGCAAAGAGGGTAAATCGGGGTATTCTCCCGTATGTTTGAATGAGTGGGCAAGAGGAATTTGCAATAAGCCAAAGATTAAATGCTCCGAATGCAATAATAAAAACTATGCAGCTTTGGACTTTGCAGCAATAGATAAGCATCTCAGGGGCAAAGATGTTTTTGGCATATATCCTATGTTGCCTGATGAAACCTGCTATCTCCTTGCTATCGATTTCGATGATGAAGGCTGGGAAAAAGATATATCAGCTTTAAGGGATATCTGTGCAGAAAAAAATATTCCAATTGCAGTTGAACGTTCTCGTTCAGGGAATGGAGCGCATGTATGGTTCTTTTTTAATGACAAGGTAAATGCTGCATCGGCCAGAAAATTTGGTACGGCACTTCTTACGCATGCAATGGCCAAAAGACATGAAATTAAATTTACTTCATACGACCGCTTGTTTCCAAACCAGGATACACTTCCTAAAGGCGGTCTTGGGAATCTTATCGCATTACCTTTACAATTAAATGCACGCAGAAACAACAACAGTGTTTTTATAGATGAAAATCTCCGGCCCTATGAGGATCAGTGGAATTTTTTGAGCAGTATTCGAAAGCTCAGTGAAAGTGAAATTGACTTATACATTTCTCAACTATGCAGTGGCAGTGAATTGGGTGATTTAAGACAGAATGAAGATGAAGAATGCAAGCCATGGGAGAGAAGCAAGACAAATTATAAATTAAGCAAGTCCGATTTCCCAGTCACTGTTTATATAACCAAAGCAAATATGCTTTACATTAGTAAAAATCGCTTTTCACATAAAGCATTGAATATTATTAAACGTCTGGCAGCCTTTAAAAACTCTGACTTTTATAAGGCTCAAGCTATGAGATTGCCGACTTTTGATAAGCCCAGAATTATTTCCTTATCTGACGAGACGCCTGAGTACTTGTGTCTTCCAAGGGGATGTGAGCTTGATCTGATAAACCTGTTTAATGCTCACAAGGTGGATGTTAAATGGGTTGATAAAAGCTATTCAGGAAAACGGATTGACGTTGAATTCAACGGCCGGCTTCGTGATGAGCAGGAAGATGCTGTTAATTCCATGATACAATATGACATCGGTGTATTATCGGCAACAACTGCATTTGGTAAAACCGTTATTGGAGCGAAAATTATATCAGTAAAAAAGGTAAATACTCTTATACTTGTTCATACTCAGCAATTATTAGAGCAGTGGAAGGAACGTTTGAACCAGTTTCTTGTAATCAACGAAGATCTTCCTTCTGATGAGATTAAGAAAAGAGGCAGGAAAAAGAGCAGAAGTCTTATTGGTCAGCTAGGGGGAGGAAAAAACAATCTAAGTGGCATTATTGATATCGCTATTATGCAGTCATTGGTAAAGGGAGATGAGGTTAAGGACTTTATCCGCAACTACGGCATGGTGATAGTAGATGAATGCCATCATGTTCCCGCATTTAGTTTCGAACAGATATTGAAAAACGTAGATAGCAAATATGTTTACGGATTAACTGCAACTCCGGTAAGGCAGGATGGACACCACCCCATCATATTCATGCATTGCGGTCCGGTCAGGTATAAAGTGGATGCTAGAAAGCAAGCTGAAAAAAGACCTTTTGAGCATTATGTCATTCCGCGCTTTACTCCTTTCAGAAAGCCTATCAGCCAGGATGAAAAGGAATGGTCTATTGGACAAATTTATGCTGAAATCAGCACCAGTCAAATCCGTAACAAATTAATTGTTGATGATGTTATTAAAAGCGTAAATGAGGGTCGCAATCCCATTGTTCTAACTGAAAGAACTGCACATGTTGAGGTGATTGTAAACGCTTTAAAGGAAGCACTTCCAAATGTTATTACATTAACCGGAGGCATGTCTGCAAAGGAAAGAAAAGCTGCACTTGAAAGACTTTCAAGTATACCAGCAGAGAGTAATTTTGTCATAGTTGCAACCGGTAAATTTGTTGGCGAGGGTTTTGATGAACCAAGACTTGATACTTTGTTTCTTGCGATGCCTGTAGCTTGGAAGGGTACAGTTCAACAGTACGCGGGCAGGCTCCACAGATTATATCAAAATAAGAGTGAAGTTCAGATTTATGATTATGTGGATGTTCATGTAGGCGTACTTGAAAGAATGTATCAAAAAAGATTGAAGGGCTACGCCTCTATCGGATACTCAGCCAGAGGAGACTGCAAACCTTTTGAGTCTATTAATGCAATTTTTGACAATAAAAACTTCCTGACAGTTTTCAGCAATGATATTTCGTCTGCTAAATCAGACATTGTCATTGTCAGTCCTTATATCACCAAAAAGCGTTTAAGCCAGATGTTAAGTATTCTTATGACCGGGATTAACAATGGTGCAAAGCTTACCGTCATTACCCGCCCTGAAACGGATTATAAGGAAAGGGACAGGCTTACGTTTGAGGAGATGATTAGTTCCATAAAGAATACGGGAGCCAGTATTATTTTTAAATCAAATATACATCAAAAGTTTGCAGTAATTGATCAAAGAATTGTTTGGTATGGCAGCATAAATCTTTTGAGCTTCGGAAATTCCGAGGAGAGCATCATGAGGTTGGATAGCCTGAATATTGCAAATGAATTAATAGGTACGATTGAAGAAATATTAAACGAGAATTAAAAAGGATAGCGAAAATATGAAATCTAATTTGCTAAAGCTTTCAAACAGAGTCATAATAAGAAAAGAATATTTTGGCGGGATTCTTTTCAACAGGGATACCGGTGATGTTATCGAGGTTGATCGGGAAGCTTTTACCGTAGTTTCAATAATAAAAGATATTGAAGTTGTTTATATGAAAACCTTGTTGGATCTGCCGATATCCTATAAAGGGAGAAGAATTGATAGAGAAAGAATAAAAGGTGTTATATCAAGGCTTAAGGCTATGGGTATTATCAATGTAATGCCAAATGGAGTCCTGTCTGAAAATTATAGAAAGATGCTTGAAGAAAAAAGCCTTATAAAAATCAAGTGGCCGACTTATGAACATTTAAGTGCTCCTGAAACAGTTCACTGGGCAGTGACCTTTAAATGCGGTGAATCATGTCCTGATTGTTATATTGCACGTCACAAAAGATTGTTTGCATATGAACTTGATACTCAGGATGCACTTAAACTTATAAGTAAA
Proteins encoded in this region:
- a CDS encoding M23 family metallopeptidase → MIYKVTHENKLPAKPNANKKQNKDLVFTVKSLIGPLIKSSKNHFKYCVKIIHNLMKKVKIGLIELNRTIKLHWVLKKSRVLKSDKNMKEQKKYFTIMLVPHSSDKVKTIRISRVYTKIAVIIIVLLAAFTIYFYLYISSIVGENMALKSSMDKLYALTGQQETLLSEKIEEINALIKEENSSNINISEYIEKFKDIIDNYVSGRINAGLASRSSTASSSSFVKDINELNEILTALNEINKQKDENLIDLTEMEKKLTEYLNSLPTLWPVIGNITSKFGYRLDPITFRRAYHNGIDIAAPYGTSIKASASGKVILSGYYNELGQTVIIDHGNGISTVYGHASKLLVKKGQTVKKGDIIARVGSSGRTTGSHLHFEIHINGEPIDPYKYLSR
- a CDS encoding nucleotidyl transferase AbiEii/AbiGii toxin family protein, whose protein sequence is MKSSTQLKALIRNLAKEKNINAQILMRNYMFERLLERISLSKYRSKFVLKGGMLVAAMVGLDARSTMDMDATIKGYPLSEETIKEVFENILAVPIDDGTQMRIKGIEAIRDEADYNGLRVSIEALFDGIHTPLKIDITAGDKITPREILYRFNLMFEERQIDIFAYNLETVLAEKLETIISRGTTNTRMRDFYDIYILQKMHSEILDKELLAKALVSTSINRGTYGVLAEGQTIINEVSKDIFMQKLWENYRKKYSYAEDIRWDEVIVAVNEIWQVAKV
- a CDS encoding type IV toxin-antitoxin system AbiEi family antitoxin domain-containing protein, whose translation is MDYSKQLEELILKNDGIVFTKTVSEAGIPRTYLSEFVKRGSLERLERGVYILKDCHDDEMYRLQGKFTQAVFSHETALFLHDLTDRDPLQYSVTVKAGYNAKNIKDSGVKVYSIKKDLYDLGLITAKTPFNRLVKTYNMERTICDIIRSRSQMDIEILTDALKRYTKRKDKNLPQLMRYADKFRITIVLRKYLEVLL
- a CDS encoding PBP1A family penicillin-binding protein gives rise to the protein MVPKKAATLRGAAKKQKRKKGISGIIKKLTNIKPVVVGKFALTALKTLILLVIVIGCAGAGVLGGAMLGYIRTAEPITREQIEIKKETSYVYDSQGNEIARFTGSENINREVVYYKDVPEYLWQALVSIEDERFFKHFGVDLRRIGSAIVEFVLNRGNPTHGGSTITQQVIRNITGRTERRLERKVQEQWLAIQLERRLDKWQILELYMNLIYMGNGCYGVQSASKMYFNKDVGELSLAECALLAGITNSPATYDPFTEKGRENAIKRQQLILNKMLELGWIDQNEYDEAINEELKFAEKGDAEKNIPVQSYFVDYVVKEVTNDLMEQKGMSEQMALTTIYNYGVRIYTTMDPYIQKVMDNVFMDDKYFHENPKVTQHPQAGMVIMDPSNGHILAIRGGYGEKTASNILNRATSIERPAGSSFKPLAVYAPAIDRRMITPATVLDDVPVYFLGEDKPRYPENYTRSFEGLMTVRYAIKRSVNVPAAKIYMQFGNPNIPLEYLKKAGIERNQKNLSIALGGLEKGVSPLQMAAAYVPFANRGVYYEPISYTKVTDSNGNIILEKKPDFNVVYDEATAFLMTDMMKDVCRPSRRPGELGGTAARLGTITNSKNQVIPTAGKTGTTDDDKDRWFIGYSTYYVGAVWYGYDKPTPIEGVPNNDNPAALIWNAVMHKIHQNKEPVDFPMPDNIVKKRICVYSGKLATDLCTQDPRGDASFEEYFIKGTEPSESCDVHVSAKVCKDAKDIWGRNLLAGPYCPAESVIEKIFIQRIIPFRPLKPWDPYPLDWVYELPAGEYCNIHGPSGHVYGDEE
- the rlmD gene encoding 23S rRNA (uracil(1939)-C(5))-methyltransferase RlmD, with product MTVVEKNEDYVLEITDVNHEGQGVGHINGFAVFVDGALIGEKVKIKIIKVLKNYGVGKLLEIQRPSPVRTKPFCPVYKRCGGCSLQHMDYNAQLEFKTKLVKETLKRIGKINNADVLVQDTIGMKYPLKYRNKAQYPVGMKNGRPVIGFYAKRSHDIIDGGNCDIQEPVGNIIREIFRRFIEENKISVYDEISHKGLIRHLMIRSGFRTGEIMVVIVINGTDLPQKRNLVNSLLTGVPAIESIVLNINTSKTNVILGEKNIKIYGKDTITDYIGNFKFHISPLSFFQVNPVQTEVLYNKALEFASLSGSETVFDLYCGTGTIALFMAQKAKKVYGVEVVEEAVADARNNACANGVHNVEFIAGEVEKVIPELYENGVRADVVVVDPPRKGCDASLLETIVHMGPERIVYVSCNPATLARDLMYLEERGYRMGEVQPVDMFPWTVHTESVARIERATG
- a CDS encoding polymer-forming cytoskeletal protein, translating into MFKGKTTGPSTSRSFDSLIGENSVFEGNVNCEGAIRIDGKVKGDIKAAEDIVIGETAQVNGNIYGNNIQISGTVDGNIYSKYMVRLCSSARLHGDVEAMSFVTEEGAFFNGKCNMISPSGNQKD
- the yunB gene encoding sporulation protein YunB, which codes for MSIKNTMLYRRFWYVKKRYRGKIHIHFLTVGIIIIFFILAKYTGHVFIPYIDEFSEYRVKSVLNIAIYDVVRENFLLDGLAFEDLVKISKDVDGNITAITMNSVKVNEITAKLSREIQHRINSIGEIRIKVPFGALFGDTIFYNMGPDVNINLRQYGNIETEFTSEFTGAGINQTKHRIVLVVKVNFGVSAAFIKKKCNMVTTVPIAETVIVGKTPYMFFETKNENSP